In Amphiura filiformis chromosome 1, Afil_fr2py, whole genome shotgun sequence, the following are encoded in one genomic region:
- the LOC140155625 gene encoding somatostatin receptor type 5-like, with the protein MKDFSASFSDYHDEHSFHNQTYHAYEYNSRVIGIIGTVMGILFMCVSALGLIGNISVLDIIFRITKMKTIIDIHVVSLSISNIMFMISAIFFGIPSFMEYIWVFGEAMCHIVFIINDTHQFCVIFSLTVMAIDRYVVICHREIAVRYRSMTLAKFVTMCVWLASIAAASPFIYVTSYNKKQKACGADFNAKYSLEYVELVQKMYVLYAAILGFVLPFLIITFCYSSVARKLRVANARLGTLTCSRKLNRLVRFFILTFFICNCPFFVARLLLAFVPSFASWTYSLIVADLTMLLSNANSLINPILYGLFGAHIKTTLREWYSSHLKSHVSDTAQEMGALPHQVCQAGQALSPRHVRHVHFDLEVDSL; encoded by the coding sequence ATGAAAGACTTTTCGGCATCATTCTCCGACTACCACGATGAGCATTCATTCCACAACcaaacttatcatgcttatgagtACAACTCCAGAGTGATTGGAATTATTGGAACGGTTATGGGCATTTTATTCATGTGTGTGTCTGCATTGGGATTAATCGGTAATATATCCGTCCTCGATATCATCTTTAGGATCActaaaatgaaaacaataataGACATACATGTTGTAAGTTTAAGTATATCAAATATTATGTTCATGATATCTGCGATATTTTTTGGAATACCAAGTTTTATGGAGTATATATGGGTGTTCGGAGAGGCCATGTGTCATATAGTATTTATAATAAACGACACACACCAGTTTTGTGTTATATTCAGCCTCACGGTTATGGCTATCGATAGATATGTAGTAATATGTCACAGGGAGATAGCGGTACGCTATAGAAGCATGACATTGGCAAAGTTCGTGACCATGTGTGTTTGGCTTGCTTCAATAGCCGCTGCAAGCCCTTTTATTTACGTTACCAgttacaacaaaaaacaaaaagcgTGCGGAGCAGACTTTAACGCCAAGTATTCCTTGGAATATGTAGAATTAGTTCAAAAAATGTATGTATTGTACGCTGCGATTCTCGGTTTTGTACTCCCGTTTTTGATTATAACTTTCTGTTATTCAAGCGTTGCCAGAAAGCTTAGAGTTGCCAACGCAAGACTGGGAACTCTCACATGTTCCCGCAAACTAAACCGCCTGGTCCGTTTCTTTATTCTGACATTCTTCATATGCAACTGTCCATTCTTTGTGGCACGATTATTACTCGCCTTTGTGCCATCATTTGCAAGCTGGACGTACAGTTTAATAGTTGCAGATCTTACCATGCTACTGAGTAACGCGAATAGCTTAATTAATCCGATATTGTATGGACTATTTGGCGCTCACATTAAAACGACTTTACGGGAATGGTATTCTTCTCATTTAAAATCACATGTCAGTGACACTGCGCAGGAGATGGGCGCTTTGCCGCACCAAGTGTGCCAAGCGGGCCAAGCGCTTTCGCCCAGACACGTGCGTCATGTGCACTTTGACCTAGAGGTTGATTCATTGTAA